In the genome of Pueribacillus theae, one region contains:
- the secE gene encoding preprotein translocase subunit SecE encodes MFKKAGKFLKNVVNEMKQVRWPTKKELVKYTITVIATVAFVTVFFVIVDFGISSLIQFILE; translated from the coding sequence ATGTTTAAGAAGGCAGGCAAGTTTCTTAAAAACGTTGTCAACGAAATGAAACAAGTTCGCTGGCCAACAAAAAAGGAATTAGTGAAATATACAATTACCGTTATCGCAACAGTTGCTTTTGTCACTGTTTTCTTTGTCATTGTTGACTTTGGCATTTCTTCATTGATTCAGTTCATTTTGGAATAA
- the rpmG gene encoding 50S ribosomal protein L33 codes for MQSKLILACSVCGSRNYSTHKNKQNHMARMQIKKFCKRCNAHTIHHETK; via the coding sequence ATGCAAAGCAAATTGATTTTAGCCTGTTCGGTTTGTGGAAGCAGAAATTATTCGACGCATAAAAATAAGCAAAACCACATGGCAAGAATGCAAATAAAAAAGTTTTGTAAGCGATGCAATGCCCATACTATTCACCATGAAACGAAGTAA